A part of Hippea maritima DSM 10411 genomic DNA contains:
- a CDS encoding MqnA/MqnD/SBP family protein: MEKKLLTLGHSPDPDDAFMFYGLNIENGVDTNGFVFEQILKDIQTLNEMAIDEKLDITAISLAAYPTISDKYAILSSGASMGYKYGPLVVAKEKFGLDELKKKLIAVPGKLTSAYLELRLLLGKDIAVEVMPFDEIFDAVVSGDVDAGLIIHEGQLTYSNYNLKKIIDLGEWWFEKTQLPLPLGVNAIHRKFGEDMKKISKILKNSILFSLNHRDEAVEYALNFARGMDKGLADKFVGMYVNDLTVDMGENGLRACKLLLSEAYDKGLIDKLPEIDLV; this comes from the coding sequence ATGGAAAAAAAACTTTTGACACTTGGTCACAGTCCTGACCCGGACGATGCGTTTATGTTTTACGGTTTAAACATAGAAAATGGAGTGGACACAAACGGTTTTGTTTTTGAGCAGATTTTGAAGGATATACAAACATTGAACGAGATGGCCATCGATGAAAAATTAGATATAACGGCCATATCTTTAGCTGCTTATCCGACAATCTCAGATAAATATGCAATTCTTTCAAGCGGCGCAAGCATGGGGTATAAATACGGGCCTCTTGTAGTTGCAAAAGAGAAGTTCGGTCTTGATGAGCTTAAGAAAAAACTTATTGCCGTGCCTGGGAAACTGACAAGCGCCTATCTTGAATTACGCTTGCTTTTAGGCAAAGACATAGCTGTTGAGGTTATGCCGTTCGATGAGATATTTGATGCAGTAGTATCTGGAGATGTTGATGCAGGACTAATTATCCATGAAGGACAGTTAACCTATTCCAACTACAATCTAAAAAAGATTATAGATTTAGGTGAGTGGTGGTTTGAAAAGACTCAACTGCCCCTTCCTTTAGGTGTTAATGCCATCCATAGAAAATTTGGCGAAGATATGAAGAAGATTTCCAAAATTCTCAAAAACAGTATTTTATTTTCCTTGAATCACAGAGATGAAGCTGTGGAATATGCCCTAAATTTTGCAAGGGGAATGGATAAGGGATTAGCAGACAAATTTGTTGGCATGTATGTAAATGATCTTACTGTTGATATGGGAGAGAATGGCCTAAGGGCCTGTAAGCTTCTGCTTAGTGAGGCCTA
- a CDS encoding competence/damage-inducible protein A — translation MEIFIVSIGNEILEGSILDTNSNYLARRLKEEGFSVSGIFAVGDSLNELEQLLSQLMRKEAIIITTGGLGPTFDDKTTQAVSKACKKRLKLNKSVYFDILSKVKAKGVKLKTSHTRQAYLPEGAKILPNHNGTAAGIFLKCNQSYFICMPGVPSEMKPMFENYAIKNIKEIIKPIKLYRCDFKLIGVPESDADEFLKRTNTQNIKIILNAMEGELAIRTLSEDKDILEDLKKNLFEKFGYKLYSTKNQTIEDVLSEELEKEDLTIAFLESITAGYLALLMFDKAPFIGSFVSDANIRIDDAFEKADIVACPCNLVGNEFDLHLRINSDEITQTLRYMGNINFMRKSISKRTLGFIYETLKSS, via the coding sequence ATGGAAATATTCATAGTATCCATAGGCAATGAGATCTTAGAGGGCTCGATATTAGACACAAATTCAAACTATTTGGCAAGAAGATTAAAAGAAGAAGGGTTTAGTGTTTCTGGCATATTTGCAGTAGGAGATAGCCTAAATGAATTAGAGCAACTTCTTAGCCAACTGATGAGAAAAGAGGCAATCATTATAACAACCGGTGGGCTTGGGCCAACATTTGATGATAAAACAACGCAAGCCGTATCAAAGGCATGTAAAAAAAGACTAAAATTAAACAAAAGTGTATACTTTGACATACTCAGCAAGGTAAAAGCCAAAGGCGTAAAGCTAAAAACAAGCCACACAAGACAAGCTTATCTGCCTGAAGGGGCTAAAATCCTTCCTAACCACAACGGGACAGCAGCTGGTATCTTTTTAAAATGCAACCAATCTTATTTTATATGCATGCCAGGCGTTCCAAGTGAAATGAAGCCTATGTTTGAAAACTATGCCATTAAAAACATAAAAGAGATAATAAAACCAATAAAACTATACAGATGCGATTTTAAACTAATAGGAGTGCCAGAGTCAGACGCCGATGAGTTTTTAAAGAGAACAAATACTCAAAATATAAAAATTATACTAAACGCAATGGAGGGAGAACTTGCCATAAGAACGCTCTCTGAGGATAAAGATATCCTCGAAGATCTAAAGAAAAACCTCTTTGAAAAATTCGGGTATAAGCTATATTCAACAAAAAACCAAACCATAGAAGATGTTTTATCTGAAGAACTTGAGAAAGAAGATTTAACAATAGCATTCTTAGAAAGTATAACAGCTGGATATTTAGCACTTTTAATGTTTGATAAAGCGCCATTCATAGGAAGTTTTGTAAGCGATGCAAACATAAGAATTGACGACGCTTTTGAGAAAGCCGATATAGTAGCCTGCCCCTGCAATTTAGTTGGTAATGAGTTTGATTTGCATCTGCGTATAAACTCTGATGAGATAACACAAACCCTAAGATATATGGGAAACATAAATTTCATGAGAAAATCCATATCCAAAAGAACACTTGGATTTATTTATGAGACACTTAAGAGTTCTTGA
- a CDS encoding RNA recognition motif domain-containing protein, which translates to MVKTLYVGNLPYSTTEDELKELFGEYGEVSSTKIITDRETGRSRGFGFVEMSDDDAQKAIDSLNGVNFGGRNLKVNEARERKPRRF; encoded by the coding sequence ATGGTTAAGACGCTTTATGTGGGTAATCTACCCTACTCTACAACGGAGGATGAGCTTAAAGAATTGTTTGGAGAGTATGGAGAGGTAAGTTCCACAAAGATTATCACAGACAGAGAGACCGGCAGGTCAAGGGGATTTGGTTTTGTTGAGATGAGCGACGATGATGCTCAGAAAGCCATTGATTCTTTAAACGGTGTTAATTTTGGTGGTAGAAACCTAAAGGTTAACGAAGCAAGGGAAAGAAAACCCCGCAGATTCTAA
- a CDS encoding sulfite exporter TauE/SafE family protein, with amino-acid sequence MDLLHAVLIFTIGCIVGLINVLAGGGSFLTLAFLIAIGLPPNIANGTNRVGILLQNIFASTKFYKLNILKLKFALIVSAPAIIGAILGSYIAIHIPNEILKKTIAIFMVLISLVTIYNPNKFSKNRNYSSKKWVFILVSFFLIGIYGGFIQAGVGFFIIAASLWGGFNMVEANAIKVFIITLYTIIVLPLFIFSHQVNFLIGLLLGAGSIVGAKMAISLSVKKGDKFIRYVVLALLLVFALKLLIIG; translated from the coding sequence ATGGACCTCTTGCATGCGGTTTTAATTTTTACTATAGGCTGTATAGTTGGACTTATAAATGTACTTGCAGGTGGTGGGTCATTCTTAACGCTTGCCTTTCTAATAGCTATTGGACTACCACCAAATATAGCCAATGGAACAAATAGGGTTGGTATTCTACTTCAGAATATTTTCGCATCGACAAAATTCTACAAACTCAACATACTTAAACTTAAATTCGCTCTTATAGTCTCTGCACCAGCAATAATTGGCGCCATACTTGGAAGCTATATAGCTATTCATATACCAAATGAAATATTAAAGAAAACAATAGCCATCTTCATGGTTTTAATAAGCCTTGTAACTATTTACAATCCCAATAAATTTTCAAAAAACAGAAACTACTCATCTAAAAAATGGGTATTTATACTTGTTTCATTCTTCCTTATAGGTATATATGGCGGTTTTATTCAAGCAGGTGTTGGGTTTTTTATAATTGCAGCCTCGCTTTGGGGGGGCTTTAATATGGTCGAGGCAAATGCCATAAAGGTCTTTATAATAACCCTATATACAATAATAGTGCTGCCATTATTCATTTTTTCTCATCAAGTAAATTTTCTTATTGGCCTACTGCTTGGTGCTGGTAGCATAGTCGGTGCAAAAATGGCTATATCTTTATCTGTAAAAAAGGGAGATAAATTTATACGGTATGTGGTTTTAGCTCTATTGTTAGTTTTCGCTTTAAAACTATTGATTATAGGGTGA
- the trxA gene encoding thioredoxin, whose protein sequence is MVESLTTQEFKEKIFNYEVNKDWKYEGDLPCIIDFYADWCGPCKMVEPILEELAKEYDGKVRFYRINTDNEQELAAVFGIRSIPSLLFIPKDEQPQMAVGAIPKEAFKQAIKEVLKVED, encoded by the coding sequence ATGGTTGAGAGTTTAACTACACAGGAGTTTAAAGAGAAGATCTTTAACTACGAGGTCAACAAGGATTGGAAGTATGAGGGTGACCTGCCTTGTATAATTGATTTTTATGCAGACTGGTGCGGTCCTTGTAAAATGGTTGAGCCAATTTTGGAAGAGCTTGCCAAGGAATATGATGGAAAGGTAAGGTTTTATAGGATCAACACAGATAATGAGCAAGAGCTTGCTGCTGTATTTGGAATAAGGAGCATCCCATCTTTGTTATTTATTCCAAAGGATGAGCAACCCCAGATGGCTGTTGGTGCTATTCCAAAAGAAGCTTTCAAGCAGGCTATCAAAGAGGTTTTGAAGGTAGAAGACTAA